The Deltaproteobacteria bacterium sequence TTCCCTTTTTCTCCCGTCCGGATTCGAATGACCTCCTCCACGGCGATCACGAAGATCTTTCCGTCCCCGATTCGGCCGGTGTTGGCCGTCTCCTGGACCGTTTCCACTACCTGCAGAACCATTGCGTCATCGACAACCACTTCGATCTTGATCTTGGGGAGAAAGTCGACGACATATTCCGCGCCCCGGTAAAGCTCCGTATGTCCTTTCTGCCTCCCGAAGCCCTTCACTTCGCTGACGGTAATCCCCTGGATGCCGATTTCATTGAGGGCATCCTTGACCTCTTCCAGCTTGAAAGGTTTGATGATTGCTTCTACCTTTTTCATTGACAGCTCCTTTCATGTTTGAGGATCCGAGGAAAGCCGAAGTTACCATAAAAAAGTTTTCCTTGTAAAGTTCCAAATAAACAAAAATGCAAGGGATGTGCCAATTTTATCCTTTCTTGTATTCTCCGCGCAACCGTTTGTTTCTCAAGATCTTTTGTTTTTTTTACGGCGGAATCCCGCCGCAGAGCAGGTTTTTCTGATATGTAATTAAGCATTCCGGTATCATTGGGTCGGTGAATTGCCCCTGAAAAAGGCATTGCAATTGATTATCCCGGGGGAGTCAATGCTTTTCGTACCTTTTTTGAGAGGTCCCGAAAATCGAGCTTTTTCAATTTTGCACCCTTGCGGGTTCCCCGGTCTTTGTAGTTGAGGGACCCGAAAAAACGAAAATAGGCCGTGTAGAGGCTTTTGTTCTTCCCGGTCAGGACCCGACCGGCCAGCGGAACCTTGCGTACCAGCTTTGTGGCGATGGAGAAGGGTTCGGCGGCGATATAACAGTCGATGCCATGATTGAGGAAGTCGAAACTTCCCGTGGCCCGGATATCATATTTGATCCGGATCGGGATGGCCGCCGTCAGACGGTCAAGGGTGAGACCCGAGACATCGAACTTATGGTATCCCCGGATGGAGAAGTTGCTGGAATGAAACTTCCCGTCGGAGAGAGTGAAATCGCCCCGCATCCCGTCATGTTCCACGATCAGGAATTTTTCGTTTTTCCTGCCGAGCATGATCTCCATCCGCTGAATGATGTCCCGGGTGATCTGAAAGAGGACGTTCCGCTCTTTGGTTGCCTTGATCTTCAGATGGGCCGTGCCGGTCATCTCCCGTGCGGTCTTCTCCAGGTTCGGGTAAATCTTTCCGGTCACGCCGATCGAGCCGGAAATCTCGCCGGTATAGAAGGCCCGGTTATGAGGAAGGAGCTGGAGATACTTCTCAGCGCTGACCCCCTGGATGTTGACCTTGCCCCTGAATTCGGGTTCCTTTCCGTTCGTGAAGTCGATCATGCCTTTGCCCTTGACCGACCCGTCGAGGCCGCGGGCGGTAAAGACCGGAATCGAAAGGTGGCCTTCTTTCAAATGAAGTTTTGCCCGGAAGTCCTCCAGTTTGAGGAGACCGGCCCGAACATGGTTGAAGTGAATCGTGGCTCGGAAATCGAGTTTCCGGAAGGAGTCTTCAGGTTTCTTTGATTCCTCCGGGCGATTTTGCCCCAGGGTTTTGATCCGCTGCAGCAGGTTCACGGAGGGGACGTGGATATGGAATTCCGGCCGGGGGGCCTTCCGATGAGGCAGGTTCATATCAAAGGTAATGGGGATACCGTCCCATCGGCAGTGAAATCCCTTTGCGGTCACCCGTTGCCCTGAGAACAGGAGGGTCCCCGACAATCCCCGGAGGGGATCAGGGGTATGCGGAAGTCGAAGCGTGACGTCCCGCAACATGATTTGTCCATTTAATTGTGAGGACCCCGGTCGGCCGAATCGATAGCTCCCTTCCAGCTTTCCATGAAGAGAACCGTCCGTTGTCTGCGGCGCCAGAGCCGGGATCATCCCGGCGAGCGGTTTCAGAGAGAGAGACGGGACTTTTACGGCAAAGGTGAGGCGCGGGTCAGGCGGGTCCGTTATGGTCCCGGAAAAGACCAGCGTTTCGTTCCCGAGTGTAAGGCGTGCTGTTTTGAGAACCGATTCTTTTTCCCGTCCGTGGGATCCCGAAAAATCGAGCAGAAGAGGAGTCCCCTCTTTTTTCTGCAGCCGGTTCGGGATCATGACGGCGGGGCGGGTCAGATCGAAGCGTCCCTGAAATTGCAGATCCTCCGGAGGTCCTTCGATCTTCAGCGTCAGGTCCGGGACCCCTTCCGTGAATGTAAAACGATCCTTCAGGAAGGGAAGAAACCGGATCAATTCTTCCGCCGTGGGCCTGGAATCAACTCTGAGGTTGAGGATCGGTCCCTTCTCGAAGAGACGGTCGATCTTTCCTGTGAGGGTGACGGGGAGGGTGTTGATCTCTGCTTTCAGTTGGAACGGTGTGATCCGGCCCGAAGCAAAGGTGATCGGTCCCTCCAGTCCCGACAGGAAGACGGGGGCTGCTGGAAGATTGAAACCGGCATGGATCAGGTTCACCGTGCCGGTCAACTTCAACGGCGGGGGGGAATGGTCCGTTCGTTGCAGACGGATGTTCAGGTTGGCATATCCTTCCATTTTCGGGATTTGTGCCGGAAAGAGTTTCCCCCGATTTTCCTCCGGCAGCCTCAACAGTAATTGCGCCGCCTCTTCCAGGTTCAGGCGTCCGTTGATCCGCAGATCGGTGTCCGAGGGGTTTGTAAAGGCGAGGGTTCCCGTCAGGTTCCGGAAGAGGGATCGTCCGTAGAGACCCCGGAGATGATCGAAACGGAGGCTTCCGCCGGCCCAGGTCAGGTTCCCGTTCACCTTTTCCAGGGGGAGCAGCCCCTCCCCAGGGAAGGCTCCGAAGTCGTGAAAAGCGATTTTAAGTCGAACCCGGGTGTTCTCCGGTTCAGGTTTTGCCGTTTTTTCTTTTGTGTTGCGGGTGATCTCCAAAAGAGGAATATCCAGAGTCCCGGTTGTCTTCCCCGGTAGAAAAGAGCGGGTGAACTCTTTCGGTAATATTTTATCCGGGGCATACTGCTTCAGCCGTGCCGGGGGGAGACCGGCTGCGTGAAGAAAAAGGCTGAAACCGGGGAAGTCGGCTGCTTCCGTCCGGTAGGTGCCGTGTCCCCAGAAGGTCAGACCGTCCACCGTCATTTCCAGACTTCTCGCTGCAATCAGCCCGCGGTCCCTCTGGAGCATGAAGGATAGCGATGCCTTTTCGCCGGTGACCGGATGCGAAGCATAGGCGGGGAGGTGGAGCCGGAACCTTTTCAGGGAAATGTCTCCCGACAGAGTTAGCACCCCTTCCCTATTCCGGGCAAGATGACCTTTCAGGTTCACGGTTCCGGAAAGGAGATCGAGTTGCAGTTTTTCCTTCAGGTAGGGACGGATCATCGCCGGCGGAATTCCCCGGGCGGAGAACGCAACAGCAAGGACCGGCCGGTGCAGGTCGATTTTTCCGGATGTGCGGTCCACCTGCCCTTCTGCGGAAAAGGGGCGACTCTCAAAACGTCCGTGGGGGAACTCCCCCCGGATCTTGAAGAAAATGGGGGTGTTGCCGGAAAGTCCCCGCAGGGAAATATCCATATCCCGGAGCTTGACCGGAGATGGAGATCCCGGATGGAGACGATCCGGAATTTCCAGGGAGGCCTTTTCCAGGATCAGGGAGTCGATCGGGAGGTGTGACGGCAGAGAGAGTCTGGGAGAGGCATTCCGACGGAAAGCGGAAAAAGGGGATCCCGGGAAATGCCGGCTGCCGTTTTTGCCGCGTTCCAGCCGGAAACGGGGATGCTTCAGGAGCAGTTTGCCGGGGACCACCTTCCCGCGGAGAAGCGGCAGAAGTTTCAGGCGGGCCTCCAGACTGTCGGACCGGAGCCATTCCATGTTGGTCTTGCGGTCCAGGAGATGGAGGCCGATGAGCCGAATGGAAGGGGCCGGCAGAAGGCCGAATCGAACCTCCTCGATAATCGTTTTAGCCTGGAGTTCCTTCCCCAGTTCCCGCTCCACCCGGGTGCGGATCATGTTCGCGGGCAGAATGAACCGAAGGCCCCACGGCAACCCGAAGAAAAGCAGAATGAGCCCCGTGATAAGAAGGAGGAAAAATTTTTTTTCCCTGAAGATCGTCAGAGCCATGGTTGTACGATGAGTACCTTCCGGTTTGCGGATCCTTGCGGGAGCGTCATGGGAGGGAGGGCCTCCGCAGTTTTTCAGCTCTCCGTACTCTAAACAAACGTCGTTGTCTTTGTCAATGTTTTCCCGGGATGAATTTGTCCTGTCTTTCAACCAGCGCCGACCTCAATGATTCCCCGGATTTCCCCTGTACGGGGAGAGAAACCGATTTTCCCTTTTTCATCGGGGGAGGCCTGTGCTATATTGATCTACGCCAACGGGAGAAAGGATTGAAAACGATCTATCTCGATCACAACGCAACGACCCCCATTGCTCCGGAGGTGATCGAGGCGATGGGGAACAGAGCGAAAAAATTCTGGGCCAATCCGTCGAGTGGTCATCTTGCCGGTCGTGCGGCCGCAGAGGAGCTGGCCCGGAACCGGGAGGCGATTGCCCGTTTCATCGGGGCCGTCCCCCCGGAGATTGTCTTTACCGCCGGCGGTTCCGAGGCGGACAATCTCGCTCTTCTCGGCGCTGCGCGGGCGAACCGGCAAAAGGGGCGGCACATTCTTGTCTCGGCCGTGGAACACCATGCCGTCCTGAAGAGCTGTGAGGTCCTGGAGGGGGAGGGATTTGAAATCGGAGTCCTCCCGGTTGACGGCAAAGGGAGGGTCGGACCGGAGACAGTCAAATCCGCCCTCCGGGACGACACGATTCTCGTTTCCGTCATGCATGCCAACAACGAGGTCGGGACGATCCAGCCGATTGCCGAAATCGGGAAGATCCTTCGGGATCGGAGGATCCTCTTTCACAGCGATGCCGCCCAGAGTGTGGGGAAGATCCCCGTGGATGTGGACGCAATGCACGTCGATCTCCTGACCTGTGCCGCCCACAAGATCTACGGTCCCAAGGGGACGGGCTTTCTCTATGTTCGCCGGGGGATCTCCCTGACACCGCTTCTCCATGGCGGCGGGCAGGAAGGAGGACGGCGGGCGGGGACGGAGGATCTTCCTTCCATCGCCGGGCTGGCCTGCGCTTTGCAGCTCGCCTCCGCAAGGATGGTGCAGGAGCGGGAACAACTGACCCGGATGCGGGAGTGCTTTTTTGAAATGTTGTCAGGGGCCGTGAGGGGAGTGACCCGGAACAGCCCGAAGGAGGGGAGCCTCCCCGGTACCCTGAGCGTTGCCGTTGAGGGGGTCGCCGGCGCGCAGCTTCCGGACCGTCTGAGCCGGGAAGGGATCTGTCTTTCCGCCTCGGCCGCCTGTACATCGGAAAGTGTCGTCGCCTCCCATGTCCTGACCGCCATGGGGATTTCACCCGAGAGGGCGGCG is a genomic window containing:
- a CDS encoding cysteine desulfurase; translated protein: MKTIYLDHNATTPIAPEVIEAMGNRAKKFWANPSSGHLAGRAAAEELARNREAIARFIGAVPPEIVFTAGGSEADNLALLGAARANRQKGRHILVSAVEHHAVLKSCEVLEGEGFEIGVLPVDGKGRVGPETVKSALRDDTILVSVMHANNEVGTIQPIAEIGKILRDRRILFHSDAAQSVGKIPVDVDAMHVDLLTCAAHKIYGPKGTGFLYVRRGISLTPLLHGGGQEGGRRAGTEDLPSIAGLACALQLASARMVQEREQLTRMRECFFEMLSGAVRGVTRNSPKEGSLPGTLSVAVEGVAGAQLPDRLSREGICLSASAACTSESVVASHVLTAMGISPERAASTLRISFGRSNREEEIPRVVKAIKSAVHQLRLRKEQS
- a CDS encoding P-II family nitrogen regulator, producing the protein MKKVEAIIKPFKLEEVKDALNEIGIQGITVSEVKGFGRQKGHTELYRGAEYVVDFLPKIKIEVVVDDAMVLQVVETVQETANTGRIGDGKIFVIAVEEVIRIRTGEKGKEAL
- a CDS encoding DUF748 domain-containing protein, whose product is MALTIFREKKFFLLLITGLILLFFGLPWGLRFILPANMIRTRVERELGKELQAKTIIEEVRFGLLPAPSIRLIGLHLLDRKTNMEWLRSDSLEARLKLLPLLRGKVVPGKLLLKHPRFRLERGKNGSRHFPGSPFSAFRRNASPRLSLPSHLPIDSLILEKASLEIPDRLHPGSPSPVKLRDMDISLRGLSGNTPIFFKIRGEFPHGRFESRPFSAEGQVDRTSGKIDLHRPVLAVAFSARGIPPAMIRPYLKEKLQLDLLSGTVNLKGHLARNREGVLTLSGDISLKRFRLHLPAYASHPVTGEKASLSFMLQRDRGLIAARSLEMTVDGLTFWGHGTYRTEAADFPGFSLFLHAAGLPPARLKQYAPDKILPKEFTRSFLPGKTTGTLDIPLLEITRNTKEKTAKPEPENTRVRLKIAFHDFGAFPGEGLLPLEKVNGNLTWAGGSLRFDHLRGLYGRSLFRNLTGTLAFTNPSDTDLRINGRLNLEEAAQLLLRLPEENRGKLFPAQIPKMEGYANLNIRLQRTDHSPPPLKLTGTVNLIHAGFNLPAAPVFLSGLEGPITFASGRITPFQLKAEINTLPVTLTGKIDRLFEKGPILNLRVDSRPTAEELIRFLPFLKDRFTFTEGVPDLTLKIEGPPEDLQFQGRFDLTRPAVMIPNRLQKKEGTPLLLDFSGSHGREKESVLKTARLTLGNETLVFSGTITDPPDPRLTFAVKVPSLSLKPLAGMIPALAPQTTDGSLHGKLEGSYRFGRPGSSQLNGQIMLRDVTLRLPHTPDPLRGLSGTLLFSGQRVTAKGFHCRWDGIPITFDMNLPHRKAPRPEFHIHVPSVNLLQRIKTLGQNRPEESKKPEDSFRKLDFRATIHFNHVRAGLLKLEDFRAKLHLKEGHLSIPVFTARGLDGSVKGKGMIDFTNGKEPEFRGKVNIQGVSAEKYLQLLPHNRAFYTGEISGSIGVTGKIYPNLEKTAREMTGTAHLKIKATKERNVLFQITRDIIQRMEIMLGRKNEKFLIVEHDGMRGDFTLSDGKFHSSNFSIRGYHKFDVSGLTLDRLTAAIPIRIKYDIRATGSFDFLNHGIDCYIAAEPFSIATKLVRKVPLAGRVLTGKNKSLYTAYFRFFGSLNYKDRGTRKGAKLKKLDFRDLSKKVRKALTPPG